The region gtgattttaatcaattttaaaactttaatccattctttaaaaattcaaaaaataacactttttatttcataactgGGGAACACACAGCGGGAACTCTGGCattaaaaattcaagtttttttattttttattattatacttagtGACGCAACCTATTGCATGTAGATTAAAGACACGTATGCTATATATTGAGATGAAAAACGGGTAACCTGTACTcggtttagtaaatttttagcaatttaaaatttatatcgagtagaaacaaaaaaaagtttttcattaattcTCTTTTTTATCCTATTAAAAGGAAGTagcaaaataatgtttaaactTTGTTGTTGTGTACCAGCTGACTGGCAaagcagcatttttttttctattaaaaaagtttcaaaagaattttattataaacgaGCTTTCacaataaaagtttatagttttatattgctataaagttttttataatctaattatgttttttgaatcttattaaaattgcatataactattttaaatgtttttttcaaaatttgtcattcaaaaaaattggtcaagtttttcattttactcTTATCCGCAATATAACGCGTATATAACAATATGCCTTAAAAACGCGTATATAACAATATGCCTTAATAACGCGTATATAACAATATGCCTTAATAACGCGTAATAAAgctaataacatttttgaatttaatattttaaataattttctaagcATAAGTTTAGGAGCActttttgaacgtttttttaCACTTTGAATTAAACCATAAGAATGCTTTACTACAAGACTTTATGTGCAGATGAGGCGTTGAGTATGAAATGATGACaatcataattttatatattcgGTTAGAGGTTAACCAAATATTTGActggtttaataaaaataattgcatttaaGCTAATATGTAATACGACCATccaaaagaaattttatcaaattagtattaataaaaacctatttatctgcttttatttttttttaaaaccataggTTATAGAAGTTGTTATAAGAATGTAtagaaataaactttaaaaaaatataataaatcaactatattttaaaagaaaaatgttttagacaTGTTATGATGACAAAATAGAAATTGTactacaatttttgttatattccaAACAAATAAAAGGGGCAATAGAAGAGATGATTATATTGTTTGCATACttattgtttatgttaaatactacattttatcaaaaatatatattgtaattaattttttgtattttaatttttttttttttttcatttataaattatttatgctcaagttcaaagtttaattttaggACTTATGAGGAaagttttagctttttttaatcatCAAATTCATGGCTCATTTGAATTATGGACTAAACAGTAAACAGTTACGATATGCTAATCATATTATTGATTTAGTTGCTAACGTATCGCAAGTTCCTAAAAAAATGACTAAACTTCTTGATCACCTGTATCTTGGAGCAATTAATGATGCAATGGACGTTGATCATCTTAAGGAGGCAGGAATCACTCACATTATTAATACCGTTCATAATATAGATGGCGAAAACGAAACAGGAGCAGAATTTTACGGCGATGAGTTTATTTATATGGGCTTCTTTTCTGAAGACAGGGAAGATTACCCCATAttagaaaactttgaaaaagttcaaaactttattaactCAGCACGAGATCAAAATGGAAAATGTCTTATTCATTGCATGGCTGGAATCAACAGAAGTGGTTGCTTAGCAACCGCGTACTACATGATTGAAAAAGATATTGGACCCGTAACAGCTGTTAGCGAAGTCTTTGAAAAGAGGGGCGTGTTATTAACAAACAAGGGTTTCATTAAACAACTTGTAAAATTTTCTGTTGATCGTAAATTGTTAACGAAAGATAAACACTTACTTCGTCATAGTACAATAAACAATTGTTCGAtataggtttttaaattttagaacaaCATTTTACATTATTTGTTGACAAAAACGATATTAGTTGTCAAAAAGATTTTCCTTTATGACAAAtacgaaattttaaaagttttaatttttttaaattaatttttttatgtagtttttttttttttttttttttttttaaatgaattgcCCTGTGTATTATATTgcgtatttatataaataaaaactacaaatctCCTATGTTGTTTTCGCTTTTTTCAGAAGAGAAGATTATTAAAGGTGTAGGAAccatgaagtttttttattttagtgactCACCTGTGGCTTTGCTAATTATATGGCTTGTTTGCTCATGTCATTTTAACACATAAatgttttcttcaaaaataatgaGCGTTCAATTGAAATCTGGATAAAGCTTCAATTactatataacattttttttattaaaatttaattatatcatatactaataaaaaccttaaatgtaggtgtttttaaatatatgtttagaTTTTGTTGTCTTTTggtttttatggttttttttggtttatggtttattttattttatggtttttggtttattttatggttttttttttaaagaaaacaagtcGCGTGAACTTGTTCACTCGAGAGCGTGTGAACaagttcaatttaaaattaagatgtaaaaaataaaaatatactgtAAAACATTTTAGCAGAGAATCAACAATATACAGTATAATTCAATATGCAAATGACGAATCTTAGAAGCCATGGATTAGGCagaatgttattaaaaatccGTTTGTAGCAgctaatatattcagaacttcAACTTCATGTGctcataaaatcataaaaagaaagttaaattttaaaataataaatattcaaggTCGAACTTATAACCAAAAACTAACGGTAAAGActaattttgaaagtataaactttatttCGAAAACGTGATTGGATTGTTGATGATGAGATTTTACACATCAACAATCAAtggaaatgataatttttacaATTCATACAACCAGAGTGTTCTtctaatgttaaatataaaaaaatttaagtacaaTCCAAAACTCGGTAGCTGGGTAGTATTTACTTGTAAAGATATTAATAATCTTAATCCGAAACAGTCTAGTAATCGAtcaaaaagtttacttaatagattgtgttaaaaaaaaattaatcccCTTTATAAAAGCACATCATTGCCTCGACACGTGTGTGTTTTCGCTAGATCTTGCTTCTTTTCATTTTGGTAAATCTGTTCAAAGTTACTTTTaagaagaaaatttaatttttgagtcaaaaaaagataatattgtCAAAGGTTCAGAATCTATTTGAAGATTTTTGATCAGTTTTTAAAGGATTGGTTTATAAAGATGAATGGCAAACAGAAAATCTTAAACATTCAAGAAAAGTATCGagtattattttaagaaagttaaCCAAAGCCTTGAGAGCGTCTTCCTGAATCAATAAAATCTAGACTAGATTCTATgagaaaaaataacaacttaaaatcaataaatattttttatcaagtcttaaatgacttttttataaacaatttttttttttaaatatatatataattaatgatgttatgatctttaaaaaactttctagacACAAAATATTAccttaaattaaagataatctATCAAAACTTAATCGAAAATCGAAAATTTTtcagcttaaataaaaaataaacaaattctcaATATTTAGGGagtgagggggggggggagtacGGAATCGGTTTTTCCTCCCTCACCTCCCACGTTTCTTTaaaaggttatttttatttttcaaataaaagatttcGCCTAATACCCATTTTTGTATTCTAATTTCCATCAACTTCTgtattaaagttttcattaaatagATATTAATCTATAATATCTTCGTCCTTATCTGATGTATCATCATTTATGTGATTGTGTATATTACAAGAAGTAAAGGTAAATACAATTACGTctaattcttttagttttaaaagatcagttatttttttagaatcagATCAGAATTTATTTGCATCTTCCGCCGGTTGTCTAAAATTACCATCATCGTGTAgtgaaagtttaaatttaatatttttataaaataatcaaagtaAAGTAAAGTAAATTGTCCAATGCACTAGTTCTGACTGAATGGTTGCTTACCTActgtatttaacattttttaatacaactaCATTAACTTTTGTTGGAGTATTTcgaaaacaaagaaatattgtGAAAcgtatttcaaaaataaaaaaattttgtgaaaaaatattttttgtttacacttAGTTCTTATTTTAATCGCATGTTTTGGCGGCATGTTTAGACACATGTCTAAACAACCGGCGGAAGGTATACATTCCGCCTGTTgtctaaaaataagtataataaagCAAATGCAGTTCTTTGTGtgtatttgtaatttaaatgttttaacaatgCTGTTTAACGCTTGCGCGTTTGACAGtgagttaaaattatttatttaaaaatttgtggtTTATAATACACTGCACTACATAATGATAAGACAccccaaaaatatttataaaactctacatttatatttaaaagctaatttttattgtaaatgaaagcaaaaatgaaatgaaaaggTTTACAACactaaacaacattttaaaattttattttaaatgtaactcgcattttatttaaaaaaaaaaccgttttttcAGTGCGACAAAATTACCAGAcatctttacaaaaaaagttttatttacaaatcgCAGTTGTTACgaatatttatttgatgtaaACACCACAGATGATTATTTAACTGTAAACTTATGTGAACTGTCAAACatttaatttaggttttttttattaagtataaaataacaaattaattaataatggattaataatattttttaaattgtaatggattaataatagtaattgtAATGGATTAACAATatgtaataatatgtaataaaatatgtaataattgttaattaatactGCACCGTTGAGTCCAGATGAGAAAAAAGTGCTCTTTAACTTATCGAAAATGGGTCACTTAGTTATATAGCTAGAGCCATGGGACACAGCCGAACTGTGATTAAAAACTACGTTAATAGCCCTCATATGtatgaaataagaaaaagtcCCGGACGTTCATCGACATTAAGTGACCGTAATAGGCGAAGGTTGTTGAGACAAGCTTCAATTTCTTCATTAACTGCACATCAAATTGCTGCAGAAGCAGGTGTGATAGCTAATTTACGCACAGTTCAGCGAGGTATTCATAATGTTTTTCACCTTTTACGCAAAAAACTTCAGCGAAAACAACCATTGACATCAAAACACATAAACGATCGAATAACCTTTGTAAAGGACCACGCAACATGGAAAGAAGAGTGACTACAAGTAGTATTTTGTGACAAAAAACGATATTGTCTTAATGGGCCGGATAGATGGAACTATTATTTTCACAATTTGCGTAAAAAACCAGTTACACAACAACGACGTCAAATGGGTGGTGGTGGTGTAATGATTTGGTGTGCGATTGGGTATcatgataaatcaaaatttcattttattgacGGAAGATTGAAGGCTAAGGAtcatcttttaattgttcaagaatttttaaaatatagtttttaagcatcttttattgatgaaaattttgtttttcagcaagataatgctAGCATTCATATAGCTAAGATAGTAAAGGATTATTTAAACAGCAGTAAAATTGAAACATTGAAATGACCAGCTAAATCTCCAGACTTGAACATTATTGAGAATGCTTGGGCACAGCTGTCACATATAGTGTTTGAAGGTGGTAAACAACATAATTCAATAGCTGACTTGAAATCATCAATCGCATCTGCATGGGATGCAATTGACATTTCGTACATAAAAAAAGTCGTATGATTCTTTACCTTCTAGAATGattgaattcaaaaaattggtaaaaGTACTCACTATCGATTCTTCAAAATTGAGacgtcttttttataaatgacaatctatttagattttttccaaaagtgtctaataattttgttgcactaaaaaaacggttgtttttttaataaaatgcgtTAGTTacgttcaaaataaatattttaaacgttttaaatataaatgtatagtagttttataaatattttttgggtgTCTTATCATTATGTCGCGCAGTGTATAAGgtgctggctattaacccatgcatttaaataatatacgcAAGTCTGTCGCACCACAGGGCTACTAGTGGCTTGCTTGtagttgaaaatatatattaatatattataataatactatGTAGTAGTAAGGAAACTCACTGAAGACTAAGAGAAATCTTTTCATCAAGAACCTTTAAAATACAAagcaaactaaaaatttaagaagtaaatttataaaaaacactttaactTTTTGAGGTTAACTGTTcagtaatattttactatagttgctaactatatttattcttttttatttattttttattttatttatttatatttataatttaaattgttcttattacattttattataataattattctttaaCATTAATACATACCgataaaattggttttgttaattatgagattttttagtttttttttcagtgtaataagattatttaatttagtaagttctatattttgaggtgtttttttgtataaatagggGCCACGGTAACAATTGAAAATctcgaaaattttatttttggacaATGTAAAGTTTGCTGTTCCTCGTGTGATATACCTTTTGGCGttggtttgaaaaaagttaatagtaaaattagTTGAAACAAGTCCGGGCTTATATAtgagcataaataaaatattttagttgacgttaatttgatagatatttaaagcattcaagtttttaagaaaAGGATCGGCATGAgtgaattaaattatattataaatcaacCTTAATGCGTGTTTCTGCTGTATATTAgagattttaatttagatttatttgtacttccACAGGCAATATTAACATATGTTAGAtaactttgtatataaaaaaatagataactTTTAGATTCTTCTGGGAAAGTATAGTTTTGACTTTGTTGAGTATATATGGGCTTTCCAAGAAATCTTTTCGTCAATAATTATCCAAAGAAATTTAATGGTTTCAGTTCTTTCGATGATTATGTTATCTATTTTTAGTAATCGTAGCatgcttgatattttatttttcttttggttggaatgaaacaaaaaataaaagaggacCAAGAATGAAACCTTAGGGAGCTCTgccttttatttttagtaaatttgaaTCATTCGAATTAACGCACTGTTGTCTGTTGCAcagataacttttaaaccaatcgggtagtttttttattccgtattttttcatttttttgtaagatATCATGATTTATTGTGTCAAATGGTTTGGATAGGTCTATAAAAGTTCCTAATACaaattggtttttattaaaataatcacttatgctataaaataaatttgaaattgcATGTTCTGTTAAGTGCTCTGATTGAAGGTAGaattctttttcatttaataatttgttttaaattaggtGTTCATATAATCTAATGTAGATTATTCATTTAAGTATTTTGGAAAAGGTTAGAAGTATTGAGCTCGGTCTGCAATGTTTATTACAAATGCTTCAccggttttaaaaatagatacaaTTTTGgctacttttaatttatctggTACAGTTCCagtttaaattaatgatttaaatatttcgaaaatAGGTTTGCGTATCTTCGAAAAGACATTAACAACATTATTACTGCAAATATCATCTATACCTGGagacttgtttattttaaatgagtttattgcattttcgagtttatcaattttttagttctttaaatattagttcGTTGTTTGCACTAGTTAGATTTAAATGAGATGTTTGGACAATGGACTTTTAAAACCAGATTTGGGCCtatgttgacaaaaaaactgttaaatttttccGAAATTGCATTATTATTGTCATACTCTTTATCATCTATGACAATTTGAGCAGGTAAACTATTTAGTTTGCAGGTTTTTAtcccaattatttctttcatgatatcccaagttttttttattaagttgcaaaaaaataatcgtTCTTTTGAACTATTTGTAGTCATAAGAAATAAACTTTGTACTGCctctaaaatattaatttggcatttttaatcaattttaatattaatacaaaggcatactttggaataaaaatttgatgttaATAGGTtatgggtgtgtgtgtgtgcgtgtatgGTGTAATGTTAGTCTATGAGGTAAGATGGGTCTAATCaatatttatcagtttttttccATTTAGATGATCATTAAAAATGCAACGATATATCTTCCGCTAAAACAAGTAGAAAGTGCAGCGTAACAGTTTTGAAGCACAGcacattaaattcttattataaaaacatgttttgtaaaatgatgaaactctaatatatatagcaaaaaaaaacttttagctAATTTTTAATCGAGCTCCCACTTAActtaatattgataatatatatatatataacttaatatacaaataattatttattgacgACTAATTTGTATTACAAATTTTCTATTGAACAATTTCCTTTAGTTACttcttaaataataatcaattatttGTGTTGAAGATCATTTTTAGATACACCTTCTTTACCAATCTCATGCTTCAGCACTTGTAAAAGCGTTTGAGAACTttccaaaatctaaaaaaatttaaataattgagaTAGACGATccattgttaaaatttttattaaacattttaaatttattcttgtcGAAGAAATAACTATTGACTGGTAAATGAACATAAACTCATTCTTTTATCGcaaaactgaattttaaaatcttagGATTCAAagataaaattctaaaatttcaaatttttgttttaataagacAAACGCAATTTCTTATATTCACcctcaaaaaatataaaaaatctcaatttaccccaatatttattgaaatggtCAATATTTTCCACCTTACAACAATGACAAATTATAACAAAGGAAATGAACTAATAACTACTTCATTGGTTAATTGCTGCTTATCACGTTTCACAACAGCAGTAAAACAGGATAAGAATCAATGAGtcaaatatttcaaacgatAGACCAATTTTGCTTTGTTTCTCAAAATTACTTGAGCGTATAACGTACAATAGTCTCTACAATTATCTAACAAAGAACGACATGCTGTATAGAAACAGTTcggtttcaataaaaaaaaacattcaactgAACACGCCATAGTCGAGCTAGTCAAGGACATATCTGACACtcgaaaaaataattatcaaaaaataaatatattacaaaaataaacatattacaaaaaaaatatatattacaaaaaatacatatactacaaaaaatatattacaagaatatataactaaacttgtattattgtatgtatttaatttgttttaaatttccggaaaaactaaaagttgaaaaatatattcgTAATTCTGGAAATATTCGGAAAAAGATCCCTGACAAAAAATGGTGCTCAAATAAGACATTAAATCTTGCtccagttattttatttaattcttgctccagttattttattgtatatgtatttatatgaaaactgtatttatagtaaaaaggcaaaataaacaatttaaaaaaaaaaaaggaaaaatgaagcaaaaaccaaaatacagaaagacaaaaaattctaaaaaaaatggtgTTTCACAAAAAGATCATTTgctcaaaaaaattctaaaaaaatttctgtaaCTTTTTTGGCTCTTAAAAGTCtgtcataaaattattttttgttttgaggaaaaattttgattaaggTTTCATCATGTGCTTTCTCAGACTAAAAGCATCAACTAAAACATATTGCCAGAATAATATTTTCTGAATCAAGaatattcaatttattattgaatattCATCACTCTACCTTCCAGAGTCACTTATGTCCACCACAGTGAGTTAGTGCACTGAGTATCTTCCTGTTACAAAGAATCTAAGTTTTATGGCCAACCTTTCACTTGGACTGACTGGTTCTCTCATGATAGGTCTTTGTTTCATAGTGCTACCACTTCAAAGATTTCTTCATGAGTTGTTGgagataaaaatacttaataaaatattcctGGTCAAACATTAATCTTGTACTAATAAAACTTTCCTTTCTGCTAAAGTTGGAGacttatgaaaatatttaaaaaaatattcctgGTCAAAcgttaataaaactttatgtaAGAGTTTGgcataaacttttgaaaaaataaattaaaaaattttttttaattttctttaaccGAAatcatttcttataattttttttagaatttttttagaaaaaagaatcaggaacacttttttaaatatttttaaacatttcatttgctaaaaaattttctaaaaagcaCACTAGAAGTTATATTGGTTAAAACtataatttgacaaaaaaatttgtcacaAAATAATTTGCTTGAAGGAAATCTGGCTGTACAAAAGGACAGTCGCTAAGTATGACAGTCTGCAGTAAAATATGACAGTCTGCAGTTAAGTATGACAGTCTGCATTTAAGTACGACAGTCTGCAGGTAAGTATGACACTATTGTGCCAAACTGAAATCATCTGGATTTTGAGGCCttgcagtttttttgtttttctatattgtcttcatttatttttattatgttttttctatattttttatttttattttacaatttaattttattctttcatacttttatctttattgttataataatatttctattaTAATAATCACTCATTTTGTTATTATACCCTACATTctaattgttattaatattattatcacaCCTTTTTTCACATTAGTAATATTGTTCTGTTATTGCTAGTTGTTacattatatcattttttttttttaattgttagtgtgtataactactttattataaaaccaaatgataaaaataaaatgctttttttattattattataaccattattattttcatcattaTAATTAAGTATCTATATATTAGTAATTGTATGATAGGGTTTGTAACATTTGACTTTCTAGCAAACTGACTTCCACAACTCTGCACCACCAAATTCAAGGTTCCCACTATTAAAACTGAGGCTAaagtaaggattttaaggagatttaaggagatattttcctaatatttaaggagatttggttgcaaatgacaattttttgaaagaaaaagtaaggGGAATTAAGGAGAAAACAGTTACATTAGAAAcagaattttatctttttcaataaattttaaatataaacagaaaaattattgtaaattaatatattactttatatatataaatataaatatatatatactcaaaatATAGGTTTGAAAACTATCAaagaactatatatttttttctttattaataagtataatccttcactttaataaaaattcctagatgattaaaaaataaaaataaataaggagaaattaaggagagcagtcaagttttaccttttttaaaggttatttttaagtaggattattttttacttaaaaggaCTTTTAAgtaggattattttttttaaggatatttaaagtttttaaggaGGAGTGGGAACCCTGAAATTATAGCATAtcatttgcaaaatttattttgaataaaaaaaaaagaaaaaaagatgtcTATTAAACTTACCTTCATATAAGCAGCTTCAGTTTCAGAAATAGTTTTGTCATACTCACTTTGTGCagcatatttttttgaaagactttCTGTGACTTTTGCAAGTCGATCAGTGAGAATACAAATATCGatttcaattttacttttttcctcTTCTTCAATTGTTATTTGATGGTGTAGTTCATCTCGCTTTGTACACAAATCTTCAATACCTATTACCAAAAACTCTCAAagattgataaatttttaataaagttgtaaaaacaattaacagaAAGTTGCAATAACAATTGATAAAAGGTAACCTTAGAaaggtatattaaaaaacaaatttactagttataagtcaaaattttttcattttttacaaaccATAACTTCTGGTTAtggtttgtaaaaaattttttcaggcGCATCATGATGACTCTGTCAATCTTGTTctaaacattgtaaaaaataatcctTTGAGCAAAATACacttaaaacagttaaaaatagTTGCATTATCAGGGGCTATTCAAGACCTTTTCAACAGTGTTGAACATATTGATCCGAAACAAgttgtgtttattttatatataaacattacaaaacaagtttttattaaaataaatttgctaaaacaaaatattaagatatcaacaaaatactaatttttgtaacaaaaggaCTTTTCctgatataaaaatatctgattTGATTAATGAATGTGTTCATTGTagaggtttttttaaatgatttaatttataactaatttgggatttccttttaaaaatttttattttggtgaTTATAATAAAACGTCAGCGCTAAAGTTTATGAAACACATCAGATTATTAAATCACTGGagactaataaaaaattaaaacttttcttaaaaaactacttttattatttacaaaaaatacatacatattatttttggtttttagattataaaacaatttgtttttaaaaaacgtctgtttaattttttaatttttctttttatattagattgGTAGTTATTAAGGTGCTTCAAAAAGATCTAACAATCTTGTTGCAGGAATTTCAACAAGTTTTTGCATTCAAAATTATTACTAGctcttcaaaatttatttttagaataatattctgaaattccttttttaaaaataagattctgagaataatattctaaaattccttttttaaaaataagattcttagaataatattctaaaattccttttttaaaaataagattcttagaataatattctaaaattccttttttaaaaataagattcttTTTTAGTTACAACCTATTTTTCAAACCTTCCAAAGATTAGGAATAAGATTAGAAC is a window of Hydra vulgaris chromosome 15, alternate assembly HydraT2T_AEP DNA encoding:
- the LOC100202749 gene encoding microtubule nucleation factor SSNA1 isoform X2, which encodes MSNQGAVLQSYNNELVKCIEDLCTKRDELHHQITIEEEEKSKIEIDICILTDRLAKVTESLSKKYAAQSEYDKTISETEAAYMKILESSQTLLQVLKHEIGKEGVSKNDLQHK
- the LOC101235786 gene encoding dual specificity phosphatase 29 gives rise to the protein MAHLNYGLNSKQLRYANHIIDLVANVSQVPKKMTKLLDHLYLGAINDAMDVDHLKEAGITHIINTVHNIDGENETGAEFYGDEFIYMGFFSEDREDYPILENFEKVQNFINSARDQNGKCLIHCMAGINRSGCLATAYYMIEKDIGPVTAVSEVFEKRGVLLTNKGFIKQLVKFSVDRKLLTKDKHLLRHSTINNCSI